CGACGTGCTTGATCCAGCTAATGGTGAAGTATTTGCCAGTATGGCCGCAGCGAATGAGGCTGACATTGACCGGGCAGTAACCGCTGCCCGTGCGTGTGTCGCCAGTGGTGTACTGACTGACTGCAGGCCTGCACAGCGGGCCGATATCCTTTACCGTATTGCCGGTGAAATTCATGCGCTGGCGGAACGTGGTGCTGCTTTGCTGGTTCAGGAAAGCGGTAAGTCATTGGACGATGCCATGGGTGAGTTCACCACAGCCGCGCGTTATTTCGAATATTACGCGGGTATGGCGGACAAGATTGAAGGTAAGTCTATTCCATTAGGCAACGACTATGTCGATTTTACCTACTACGAGCCAATTGGCGTTTCTGCCCAAATAGTTCCGTGGAATTTCCCGGTTGATATTTGCGCCCGTTCACTGGCGCCAGCATTGGCGGCTGGTAACGCGGTTGTTGTTAAAACACCGGAGAACACGCCTTTAGCTATGTTGTTACTGGCGGAAGCTTGCCAGCGTGCCGGATTGCCAGATGGTGCTCTAAGCATTATCAACGGTTATGGCTATAGCACCGGCGCACAGCTGGTGGCCCATCCGGGGGTTGATCAGATTGTCTTTACTGGTTCTGTTGCAACTGGCCAGGCGATTCTGCGTTCTGCTGCAGACCGTGCTCTGCCTTGTGTAATGGAGCTTGGCGGTAAGTCTGCCGCGGTTGTGTTTAACGATGTAAACATGGATCAGCTGCTGAGCAGTGTGAAGTGGGGCATCTTCTTTAATGCTGGTCAGGTTTGCTCAGCTATGTCCCGAATGCTGGTGCAGCGTGATGTATATGATCAGGTTGTGGCAGCAGTTAAAGATTTAGCTCAGAGTTTACGTATGGGCCCTGGCATGGAGAATTCAGATCTGACGCCGCTGGTGTCAGCTGACCAGCAACAGCGGGTTGCCAGTATTGTTGAGCGCGCTAAAGATGAAGGCGCCCGGTTAGTAACAGGCGGTAGTATTCCTGACCGTGCCGGTTATTTCTTCGAAGCAACAGTATTTGCAGATGTTACGCCTGAGATGAGCATCTTCCGTGATGAAGTATTTGGCCCGGTATTGGCCATTACGCCATTCGATACAGAAGAAGAAGCCTGGGAACTGGCCAACGGCACAGACTTCGGTTTAGTCGCCGGTGTATTCACTCATGACCTAACTCGCGCAATGCGTGCCAGCCGTAAGTTGCAGGCGGGGCAGGTGTTTGTGAACGAGTGGTATGCAGGTGGCATTGAAACACCTTTTGGTGGTATCAAAATGTCTGGTTACGGTCGTGAAAAAGGCCAGGAAGCATTGTATAGCTATGTTCATACTAAGAACGTTGCTATTCGAGTGACCTGAAAAAATGGGGCTTGAAGAAAGGGCATGATGAACAGCCCTGATAAACAGTCCTGATAAAAGAACCCGGTGAAAATTAGTTATTCATTGGGCTGTTTTATCTAAAAAGCTGCTAAGTGGCTTTGTAATGAATTCAAAGCAGATTGTGTTTTAACTGGCGCATCTGCTTTTTGTTGGTTTTAATCAGAGGAAACAATCGTTTCCGGGGAGAGGAGTAGCGCGTGAGAAAATGGCTCTGTGTGGTATGTGGTTTAATTTATGATGAGGCCAAAGGCTGGCCTGATGATGGCATTATGGCGGGAACCCGCTGGGAAGATGTGCCTGATGACTGGCTTTGTCCCGATTGTGGCGTTGGCAAAGCTGACTTCGAAATGATCGAAATCACTGAATCCCCTGTAGCTACTTCTTCTGTTGCTGAATCCGTTTCTGATGCGCCTATTGCTGCGGTACTGAACGACGAGCCACCAGTTGTTATTGTTGGCAGTGGTTTTGCGGGTTACACACTTGCAGAGACGCTACGCGAAAAATCACCGCAGAAGCCAATCATTGTTTTCACGTCTGATGACGGCGCTAACTACTCTAAACCTGGCCTCTCGAATGCACTGACCCGAGGCAAGAGTGCAGCACAGTTGGTAACTGAAACTGCATTGCAAATTGAAAAACGTCTTAATATCCGTATTTATACCCGTGTTCAGGTTGAGCGTATTGATGCTGACGCGCATTTATTGCACACCGATATTGGTGAGCAAGCGTATAGCAAACTGATACTGGCCACTGGCGCGGCGCCAATTCGTTTACCGCTGGCAGGCAGTGGCGCAGCAGATGTTCTGAGTGTGAATGATTTAGGTGATTACCGGGTGATGCGTGCTCAGCTGGAAGGGGCAAAGAAAGTCTGCATTATTGGTAATGGCTTAATCGGCTGTGAGTTTGCTAATGACCTGAGTAATCAGGGGCTGAATGTAACGGTTGTTGGTCTGGGTGACTGGGCAATGCAAGGCCTGATACCGCAGCAGGTAGGTGAGCAGCTTCAGTCTAAGCTGGCAGAGCAAGGTGTTAACTGGCAGCTACAGGACAGCGTTGAGATTGTTGATCAGGCTGATTCCGGTTATCTGTTAACGCTAACCAGTGGTGTAAAAGTTGAAGCTGATCTGGTGATATCCGCCGTAGGTCTTAAGCCACGCACTGAACTGGCACAAACTGCAGGCATTGACTGTAATCGTGGCGTAAAGGTGAATGGCGGATTACGGACTAACGTAGCAGATGTGTATGCTTTGGGTGACTGTGCTGAACTGCAGGGCAAAGTACTGCCTTATATTGCGCCGATTAACTTTGGTGTACGTGCACTGGCAGATTGCCTGCTAGGACGGCCGACGATGGCACAGTATCCTTATATGCCAGTTGTGGTTAAAACCCCTGCATTACCATTAACGATTCAGTCTCCGGAAGTTGGCAGTGAAGGTGACTGGCAGACTGAAACGACAGATGACGGTATGCGCAGTTTGTTCCGTGATTCTGCAGGTATGCTTAAAGGTTTTGTATTGGCTGGTAGCTGTACGTCTGAACGTCAGCAATGGCTTGATCAGCTAATCTGAACTGATTGATTTTGCTACCCAATGTGGTGTTCTACTGCATGGTCTTGTAGCTTTCTGATTGCTAGTGTTAAGGGTAATCTTTGAGCTACAGGATGCATGCGTGAGATTGTTTCCTTTTTTCTTTCACAAACAGTTTGTTAAACCTTTTCTTCCGGGGATTGTGCTGACTGCTTCCTGTCTGTTCAGCAGTCTTTGTTCTGCCTCACTTGAAGAACTCTCTGAATTTATTGATGCTGGCCAGTATGGCAAAGCCTATGAGTTAGCCAACACAATGCTGGCTGAACATGAAGGTGACCCTGTATTCGATGTTCAGTATGCAGTAGCTGCCATTGAGACCTTTAACCTTGAAGAAGGGGTCTTCGCATTAGAGCGTGTCTTGCTTGTTGAGCCAGATAACCAGCTAGCCAAACTTGAACTTGCCCGTGGTTATTACCAGCAGCGAAAGTTTGATCAGTCTGCAGCTATGTTTAATGCCGTTAAAGCTAACCAGCCACCTCCAAGAGTAGCGACCCGCATCGATCGGTATCTTGCTTTGATCGAAGCAAAACGGGTTAACCGCTTTACCCGGGTACAGGGTTTTATCGAACTCTATGCCGGTTACGATTCTAATATAAACGCTGCGCCAGACAGCCAGTTAACCCGTGTGGTACTGAGTAATGATGCCTTAGGGCGGGATGATTCATTTGCTGCACTAAAAGCAGGTTTGGATGTAGAGCACCGTTATGCCGAAGACAAATCACTGATTCTTGAAACCCGTTTTGATGTCCGCAGCTATAACACTGAAGATCAGCAGGATAACTCTAATCTGACTTTAAAAGCTGGTCATCGCTGGTATCAGGATAATAACCAATACCAGATAAACCTTGTTCGTCAGGATTATCGGCTGGATCAGAAGTCATACAGAAACCTGCTGGGTGTCGGCTTCGACTGGAACCATCAGTTGAGTAACCGCAGTTTACTGCGCTCTTATTTTGCCGTTAATGATCTTGATTATGACACTACAAGCTGGAGAGATTCTCGCCAGTACAGTTTAGGGACCAATTATCTGTATGCCGGTGATGGTGAGTTAAAGCCGGTGTATGTTTTAGGCGGTTTTATCGGTAACGAGAAACCAGATAATCCGGGGGTGTTGGCGAATGCTGATGTCGACCGGGACTTTTACGGTGTGAGTCTGGGCGTACAGCTGACACCGATGCAAGACCTTACACTGATGCCGAGTCTGGTATATCAGGTAAGTGAATATGCGGGGGCGCACTGGATTTACGGTGTTAAACGTAAAGACAAGTATGCCGCGTTAAATCTAAGTATGAATTGGCGGTTCAAGCCTGACTGGTCGTTGTTGGCCACTTACAGCTATGCCGATGCTAATTCAAACATTGAACTGAATGATTACCGGCGAGAGCAGATTAATTTAGGCCTGCGCCGGGATTTTAAGTGAGGTGGCGACATGTTATATGCAACAGCAGTAACGCAAGCGCCTTATGGCCGACGTTTGCTATTACCCCTTTCCTTCATGCTGGCGATTCTGCTGGCTGCTTTTCCGGCCAGTGCCGCTGATGTAGTAGGTAAGGTAATTCTTAGTATTGGCCAGAATCAGGCGACAACTCCTGATGGTCAGGTACGTAAACTTGCCCGTAAGGCGGAGGTGTATGCCGACGATTTGCTTGCAACCAGCGCTAAAGGGCGGCTACAGATACGTTTTACTGATGGCTCACGTTTATCGCTCCGGGCCAGTTCTGAATTTAAGATTACCGAATACCGCTTTGATGCTGCTGAGCCTACTGAGGGCAAGGCTATTTATAAGTTGTTAAAAGGTGGCATGAGAACTTTATCTGGCCAGATTGGTAAGGTTGATAAAGAAGATTACCGGCTGGAGACGACCGTCGCCACGATCGGTATTCGCGGTACAGATTTTGTCATCGTTAAAAATGGTGATTCAGTTACAGGTTCGGTTAACAGTGGTGAGATAAATGTTGCGGGTATTGATGGCTCCAGAACCGAGAATATAGCCGCGGGCGAGTCTTTTGTGATCCAGACTGAAGGTGCTATTCAGGTATTTGAAACCCCGGCAACTTCAGAAACAGGAGAAGGTTCTGCTGCAGAAGGTGATTCTGAAGAAACGGAAGAATCTGAACAAAGCTCTGAGGAAGATACAGACGAAGGCTCTGCAGACGGGGATGATCAGGCAGGATCCGACGATGCTAACGGTCAGAACTCTAACGAAGATACAGATGGTTCGCAGACAGCATCCGCTACAGGTTCAGGAGTTCTGGTATCTGGCGAGAGCACTGAGACTAGCGAGGTATCACTTAACATTAATACTGATTCAGCCTTGCTGCCAGATACCAGCATACCGGCAACTGACCCTCAGGAAAGCAATACCCAGACAAACCCCAGTATTGCACCTAACCCAACGGGGAATGGTGTGCTGGCGCCGGATAACAGTGTAGTTGCAGTTGCATTCACTGAAAGCGAAGCCGGTGTATTGCGCAGTGGTAACGGCAGTGTACCTGTCGCTAGCGGCTCTACAGTGATGATAGACAGTAGCGGTTCAAGTGGTGATGTTGTTACGGGTATCAACTATGTTGATAGCACTGGCCGATCGTCTGCGCCATGTTCACCTTGTACCTTTACCAGCCCGTCTTCATTAGGCGTAGTTCGGGCAGCAGGAAGTACTACATTGGGAGGCGTGAAGGTGTCCTGGGGCCGTTGGGATTCAGGTTTCTCGCTGATTGAAAATGGTGTGGCGACTGAAACATCCGGTGGCTTTAGCTTTATGTACGCTAACAGCATGACGACTGCTGCAGAGATGGCAACAGTTATCGCAGGGAAGACAGGGTCTTATCTGTACAGTTTCTCGCCGGGCTCACAATCGATGACTGCGCCACAGATAGAAAATGGCAGTACCGGTAGC
The DNA window shown above is from Aliamphritea ceti and carries:
- a CDS encoding aldehyde dehydrogenase family protein, whose protein sequence is MTEQKNWQNFIAGEWVDGSETIDVLDPANGEVFASMAAANEADIDRAVTAARACVASGVLTDCRPAQRADILYRIAGEIHALAERGAALLVQESGKSLDDAMGEFTTAARYFEYYAGMADKIEGKSIPLGNDYVDFTYYEPIGVSAQIVPWNFPVDICARSLAPALAAGNAVVVKTPENTPLAMLLLAEACQRAGLPDGALSIINGYGYSTGAQLVAHPGVDQIVFTGSVATGQAILRSAADRALPCVMELGGKSAAVVFNDVNMDQLLSSVKWGIFFNAGQVCSAMSRMLVQRDVYDQVVAAVKDLAQSLRMGPGMENSDLTPLVSADQQQRVASIVERAKDEGARLVTGGSIPDRAGYFFEATVFADVTPEMSIFRDEVFGPVLAITPFDTEEEAWELANGTDFGLVAGVFTHDLTRAMRASRKLQAGQVFVNEWYAGGIETPFGGIKMSGYGREKGQEALYSYVHTKNVAIRVT
- a CDS encoding FAD-dependent oxidoreductase, which codes for MIEITESPVATSSVAESVSDAPIAAVLNDEPPVVIVGSGFAGYTLAETLREKSPQKPIIVFTSDDGANYSKPGLSNALTRGKSAAQLVTETALQIEKRLNIRIYTRVQVERIDADAHLLHTDIGEQAYSKLILATGAAPIRLPLAGSGAADVLSVNDLGDYRVMRAQLEGAKKVCIIGNGLIGCEFANDLSNQGLNVTVVGLGDWAMQGLIPQQVGEQLQSKLAEQGVNWQLQDSVEIVDQADSGYLLTLTSGVKVEADLVISAVGLKPRTELAQTAGIDCNRGVKVNGGLRTNVADVYALGDCAELQGKVLPYIAPINFGVRALADCLLGRPTMAQYPYMPVVVKTPALPLTIQSPEVGSEGDWQTETTDDGMRSLFRDSAGMLKGFVLAGSCTSERQQWLDQLI
- a CDS encoding porin family protein; the encoded protein is MRLFPFFFHKQFVKPFLPGIVLTASCLFSSLCSASLEELSEFIDAGQYGKAYELANTMLAEHEGDPVFDVQYAVAAIETFNLEEGVFALERVLLVEPDNQLAKLELARGYYQQRKFDQSAAMFNAVKANQPPPRVATRIDRYLALIEAKRVNRFTRVQGFIELYAGYDSNINAAPDSQLTRVVLSNDALGRDDSFAALKAGLDVEHRYAEDKSLILETRFDVRSYNTEDQQDNSNLTLKAGHRWYQDNNQYQINLVRQDYRLDQKSYRNLLGVGFDWNHQLSNRSLLRSYFAVNDLDYDTTSWRDSRQYSLGTNYLYAGDGELKPVYVLGGFIGNEKPDNPGVLANADVDRDFYGVSLGVQLTPMQDLTLMPSLVYQVSEYAGAHWIYGVKRKDKYAALNLSMNWRFKPDWSLLATYSYADANSNIELNDYRREQINLGLRRDFK
- a CDS encoding FecR family protein — encoded protein: MLYATAVTQAPYGRRLLLPLSFMLAILLAAFPASAADVVGKVILSIGQNQATTPDGQVRKLARKAEVYADDLLATSAKGRLQIRFTDGSRLSLRASSEFKITEYRFDAAEPTEGKAIYKLLKGGMRTLSGQIGKVDKEDYRLETTVATIGIRGTDFVIVKNGDSVTGSVNSGEINVAGIDGSRTENIAAGESFVIQTEGAIQVFETPATSETGEGSAAEGDSEETEESEQSSEEDTDEGSADGDDQAGSDDANGQNSNEDTDGSQTASATGSGVLVSGESTETSEVSLNINTDSALLPDTSIPATDPQESNTQTNPSIAPNPTGNGVLAPDNSVVAVAFTESEAGVLRSGNGSVPVASGSTVMIDSSGSSGDVVTGINYVDSTGRSSAPCSPCTFTSPSSLGVVRAAGSTTLGGVKVSWGRWDSGFSLIENGVATETSGGFSFMYANSMTTAAEMATVIAGKTGSYLYSFSPGSQSMTAPQIENGSTGSLIGYGDNSVSKAAGQLYYGTYMVVDWDTQKISQTSVVAQIHDGTDIRTYKLEDSSQVDLSAVLNGSQVSLTGTCSGSTCTNVETDTTLSGQMSVNFIGGQADGAVTSYGASGVTPGGTTATVSGTALLQNNGLAP